In Mixophyes fleayi isolate aMixFle1 chromosome 4, aMixFle1.hap1, whole genome shotgun sequence, the following proteins share a genomic window:
- the LOC142150223 gene encoding E3 ubiquitin/ISG15 ligase TRIM25-like encodes MASADLIQELDCSICLNIYTDPVSLRCGHNFCRVCIDRVLDTQEGSGVFTCPECRAECQERPALIRNIPLCNIVGSFLSTRPDQEETGIFCTYCIHSPVPAAKSCLLCEASLCDNHLRLHSKSAEHVLSDPSTSLGNRKCSIHKELFKYYCTEDAVCICLFCRLAREHRGHHVEMLDEASEKKKEKLRNVLQKLTTKREDTEKRVQRLQERRREDQEKASGITKRVTALFRDIRRQLEDLEKRVLSEISRQEESISLSVSDLIQQLEIKKDELSRKMRHIEELCNMSDPVTVLHEPDTGDLCDTEDRERHDDQVHGVGDLDVGLISAKLCKLSDLITGINIEIYGQEVTDILLDVNTAGNKIHISGDKKTASWSDKNQNHPETPERFEYNQVISTRRFSSGQHYWEVEVSKSLRWRLGMCYPSIDRRGGQSFIGNNTKSWGLMRYNNQYLVRHDGKGIWLPDITPCNRVRIYLDYEAGQLSFYAVCDPIRHLHTVTATFTEPLHAALCVGEGCITISG; translated from the coding sequence atggcgtctgctgatctgatacaggagctggactgttccatctgcctgaacatttatacagatcctgtatcACTGAGATGTGGGcacaacttctgccgggtctgtattgatcgtgtgctggatacacaggaggggtctggTGTTTttacctgtcctgaatgcagagcagagtgtcaggagcgtCCTGCACTGATCAGGAACATTCCTCTGTGTAACATAGTGGGGAGTTTCCTGTCTACTCGGCCAGATCAAGAGGAGACTGGGATCTTCTGCACTTACTGTATtcactctcctgtacctgctgctaaatcctgtctgttgtgtgaggcttctctgtgtgataatcacctgagactacacagcaagtcagcagaacacgTCTTATCTGATCCCAGCACTTCCCTGGGGAACAGAAAATGCTCCATCCATAAGGAACTCTTCAAATATTACTGCACTGAGGATGCTGTCTGTATCTGTTTGTTCTGCAGATTGGCCAGAGAACACCGTGGACATCATGTGGAGATGCTGGATGAGGCCTccgagaagaagaaggagaaactgagaaatgttctgcagaaactgaccacaaagagagaggacactgagaaaagagtccagagactgcaggagcgcaggagagaagaTCAGGAAAAAGCATCTGGTATAACAAAGAGAGTCACTGCCttgtttagagacatcaggagacagctggaagacctagagaagagagtcctaagtgagatctccaggcaggaagagagcatttcactctcagtctctgatctgatccagcagctggaaataaagaaggacgagctgtccaggaagatgcgtcacatcgaggagctgtgtaacatgtctgatccagtgactgtcttacatgaaccagacacaggtgacttgtgtgatactgaggacagagagagacatgatgaccaggtccatggtgtaggagatctggatgtTGGTCTAATCTCAGCGAAACTATGCAAATTATCTGATTTAATAACAGGTATAAATATAGAAATCTATGGGCAGGAAGTtacagacatattactggatgtaaacacagctggtaataaaatacatatatcaggtgacAAGAAAACTGCATCCTGGTCAGATAAAAACCAGAATCAtccagaaacaccagagagatttGAGTATAATCAGGTAATAAGCACCAGGAGATTTTCCTCAGGGCaacattactgggaagtggagGTCAGTAAATCACTGAGATGGAGGttagggatgtgttatcccagtatagacaggagaggaggtCAGTCATTCATTGGAAATAATACCAAGTCCTGGGGTTTGATGAGGTATAATAATCAGTATTTAGTGAGACATGACGGTAAAGGGATCTGGTTACCTGATATTACTCCCTGTAATAGagtgaggatatatctggattatgaggctggacagctgtccttttatgctgtgtgtgacccgatcagacacttacacaccgtcactgccaccttcactgagccccttcatgctgcattatgtGTAGGGGAAGGTTGTATAACGATATCTGGGTGA